From the Chloroflexia bacterium SDU3-3 genome, one window contains:
- a CDS encoding FHA domain-containing protein, with protein sequence MMEQSQNNPACLLALDPSVSPDEFMLVNESSSIGRSSLCDIVITARIASRIHARIERDGPRYLLVDAGSANGTFVNGARIAQPHVLQDSDAIGIGSALPSLRFLDPDPTYVPSPRLVFDERGMRFLLNQHPMDLPQSQLRLLVYLYRNAGALCTREACAQAIWGRDYDPGMDAGALDRVVANLRSTLREIDPETEFIQTRRGAGYMLEI encoded by the coding sequence ATGATGGAACAGAGCCAAAATAACCCTGCATGCCTTCTAGCGCTTGATCCGTCGGTATCGCCCGATGAGTTCATGCTTGTCAATGAGAGCAGCTCGATAGGCCGCTCGTCGCTGTGCGACATTGTCATAACGGCAAGGATCGCCTCGCGTATCCACGCCCGCATCGAGCGCGATGGGCCGCGCTACCTGCTGGTAGATGCCGGCAGCGCCAACGGCACCTTTGTCAACGGCGCGCGGATCGCCCAGCCCCATGTGCTGCAGGACAGCGACGCCATCGGCATCGGCTCGGCCCTGCCGTCGCTGCGCTTTCTCGATCCCGACCCTACCTACGTGCCCTCGCCGCGCCTGGTGTTCGATGAGCGCGGCATGCGCTTTCTGCTCAACCAGCATCCTATGGATCTGCCCCAGTCGCAGCTGCGCCTGCTGGTGTATCTCTACCGCAACGCTGGCGCACTCTGCACGCGCGAGGCCTGCGCCCAGGCCATCTGGGGACGCGACTACGACCCGGGGATGGATGCTGGCGCGCTTGACCGCGTGGTGGCCAACCTGCGCTCGACCCTGCGCGAGATTGACCCCGAAACCGAGTTTATCCAGACCCGGCGCGGCGCAGGCTATATGCTGGAGATCTAG
- a CDS encoding glycosyltransferase, which produces MGLPSVSVIVINFNGRQHLDACFRSLVQQNYGGPVEIIMVDNGSKDDSLDFMRANYPQVKLILNSRNTGFAPAVNLAAAEATGDYLAMINNDAYAAPDWLSELVRVAEARKGEGVACVATRVLDWHGKTIDFTMGVMNFHGFGAQQFFQVPADRINVGEEPILFANGGAMLVDRRVFHEIGGFDEDYFAYFEDVDLGWRLWVCGYKVVLNPKAVAYHRHHSTASTMFPYQTRLLFERNALVTIIKNYDDENLQKVLAPALLLLFKRASFETGENVRREDFDLRTRDSGERFPKVEVPKAAISCLLAVNDIVETLPHVFEKRAKVQALRRRSDTEVFPLFRTPLLANFSDYYPYLISVEQIVNQFALPEMFEEVKRNNVLILSSDPLRPELAGTGIRAVEMARVLSQYCNVTLAAYESADVQIEGVRTMVFDYDDLDPVERMVAGHDIILLQGFLVESFPFLNTTSRYVVVDMYDPFPLSNLEFGLVRPPEFGRNQQSVDMQVLGHLLGLGDFFICASEEQRNYWLGALTFARRLSPEVYRQDRTLRNLIDLAPFGLPAELPQHTKQVMKGVVPGIAEDDTVLLWGGGIWEWFDPPTLLRAMAKVREVRPDIKLFFLGKGHPNTRDVPEMEMSKRTTQLAEELGLIGTTVFFNQNWVPYAERQNYLLEADIGVSTHFDTTETTFAFRTRLLDAFWAGLPMIVTGGDILSKTVEERDLGYVVQPEDVDGLAEAILKLAGESDRREKRAAAMAELRAQYTWEKVLQPLVDYCRAPYRAADAMRRRPGGAPAVTGMASPATDLIRRIQMLEKVVEEKNDHIGNLEDLIKRLESGKLMQAMNRINRLRGGM; this is translated from the coding sequence ATGGGACTTCCCAGCGTTTCTGTGATTGTTATCAACTTTAATGGTCGGCAGCATCTGGATGCCTGCTTCCGCTCGCTTGTGCAGCAGAACTACGGCGGCCCGGTCGAGATCATTATGGTGGATAACGGCTCAAAGGATGACTCGCTCGACTTCATGCGGGCCAACTACCCGCAGGTCAAGCTCATCCTCAACAGCCGCAACACCGGCTTCGCCCCGGCGGTGAACCTGGCGGCAGCCGAGGCCACCGGCGACTACCTGGCCATGATCAACAACGACGCCTACGCCGCCCCCGACTGGCTCAGCGAGCTGGTGCGCGTGGCCGAGGCCCGCAAGGGCGAGGGCGTGGCCTGCGTGGCCACCCGCGTGCTCGACTGGCACGGCAAGACGATCGACTTCACCATGGGCGTGATGAACTTCCACGGCTTCGGCGCGCAGCAGTTCTTCCAGGTGCCCGCCGACCGCATCAACGTGGGCGAGGAGCCTATCCTGTTCGCCAACGGCGGCGCGATGCTGGTGGACCGCCGCGTGTTCCACGAGATCGGCGGCTTCGACGAAGACTACTTCGCCTACTTCGAGGATGTGGACCTGGGCTGGCGGCTGTGGGTCTGCGGCTACAAGGTGGTGCTGAACCCCAAGGCTGTGGCCTACCACCGCCACCACTCGACGGCCAGCACCATGTTCCCCTACCAGACGCGGCTGCTGTTCGAGCGCAACGCCCTGGTCACGATCATCAAGAACTACGACGACGAGAACCTGCAGAAGGTGCTGGCCCCCGCGCTGCTGCTGCTGTTCAAGCGCGCCTCGTTCGAGACGGGCGAGAACGTGCGCCGCGAGGACTTCGACCTGCGCACCCGCGACAGCGGCGAGCGCTTCCCCAAGGTGGAGGTGCCCAAGGCCGCGATCAGCTGCCTGCTGGCCGTGAACGACATCGTCGAGACCCTGCCCCACGTGTTCGAGAAGCGCGCCAAGGTGCAGGCCCTGCGCCGCCGCTCCGACACCGAGGTCTTCCCGCTGTTCCGCACGCCGCTGCTGGCCAACTTCAGCGACTACTACCCCTACCTGATCTCGGTCGAGCAGATCGTGAACCAGTTCGCCCTGCCCGAGATGTTCGAGGAGGTGAAGCGCAACAACGTGCTCATCCTCAGCAGCGACCCGCTGCGCCCCGAGCTGGCGGGCACCGGCATCCGCGCCGTGGAGATGGCCCGCGTGCTCAGCCAGTACTGCAATGTGACGCTGGCCGCCTACGAGTCGGCGGATGTGCAGATCGAGGGCGTGCGCACCATGGTCTTCGACTACGACGACCTCGACCCGGTGGAGCGCATGGTGGCCGGACACGACATCATCCTGCTCCAGGGCTTCCTAGTCGAGAGCTTCCCGTTCCTGAACACCACCTCGCGGTATGTGGTGGTGGACATGTACGACCCCTTCCCGCTGAGCAACCTGGAGTTCGGCCTGGTGCGGCCGCCCGAGTTCGGGCGCAACCAGCAGAGCGTGGATATGCAGGTGCTGGGACACCTGCTGGGCCTGGGCGACTTCTTCATCTGCGCCAGCGAGGAGCAGCGCAACTACTGGCTGGGCGCGCTCACCTTCGCCCGCAGGCTCAGCCCCGAGGTCTACCGCCAAGACCGCACGCTGCGCAACCTGATCGACCTGGCCCCCTTCGGCCTGCCCGCCGAGCTGCCCCAGCACACCAAGCAGGTGATGAAGGGCGTGGTGCCCGGCATCGCCGAGGATGACACCGTGCTGCTGTGGGGCGGCGGGATCTGGGAGTGGTTCGACCCGCCCACGCTGCTGCGCGCCATGGCCAAGGTGCGCGAGGTGCGGCCCGACATCAAGCTGTTCTTCCTAGGCAAGGGCCACCCCAACACCCGCGACGTGCCCGAGATGGAGATGTCGAAGCGCACCACGCAGCTGGCCGAGGAGCTGGGCCTGATCGGCACCACCGTGTTCTTCAACCAGAACTGGGTGCCCTACGCCGAGCGCCAGAACTACCTGCTGGAGGCCGACATCGGCGTGAGCACGCACTTCGACACCACCGAGACGACCTTCGCCTTCCGCACGCGCCTGCTCGACGCCTTCTGGGCCGGGCTGCCCATGATCGTGACCGGCGGCGACATCCTGTCGAAGACGGTGGAGGAGCGCGACCTGGGCTATGTGGTGCAGCCCGAGGACGTGGACGGGCTGGCCGAGGCCATCCTGAAGCTGGCGGGCGAGAGCGACCGCCGCGAGAAGCGCGCCGCCGCCATGGCCGAGCTGCGCGCCCAGTACACCTGGGAGAAGGTGCTGCAGCCGCTGGTCGACTACTGCCGCGCGCCCTACCGCGCCGCCGACGCCATGCGCCGACGCCCCGGCGGCGCGCCCGCCGTGACCGGCATGGCCAGCCCCGCCACCGACCTGATCCGGCGCATCCAGATGCTGGAGAAGGTGGTCGAGGAGAAGAACGACCATATCGGCAACCTAGAAGACCTGATCAAGCGCCTGGAGTCGGGCAAGCTGATGCAGGCCATGAACCGCATCAACCGCCTGCGCGGTGGGATGTAG
- a CDS encoding class I SAM-dependent methyltransferase, whose translation MTTHEIYPILHPSEDALLRLPFDQYGRYRMVQEAVDTAAKALGKEKLTILDVGGYYQEADGTPRLPSQQFLGQHDLTVLDLPECDLPGYTQGDGTAMTFGDSSFDLVISCDTLEHIPPKLRDRFIGELVRVARYGVMLICPIDDYRTALAEKVLYAYIFAELHAWHDQLREHREYGLPQLPLVKKAFGGAGAELRDYPSGDLHAWLPMMLAKHYMMRFTQSQPELQFGLDELYNRTYAYAERRDPSYRRLMVAVKQDEGGWHGAVDAALEPTVVRDGQLDPQFWHGMAQHVMSLLQVGQDDRREDLRAHMLQTYIEGQRNHVSNLDRIISDQQVEMNKQHSHILHLQNLLQLQHERTDQLQDHIRDLELKAAWLQKQADEANRQLEALRNGAAMRILGKIGR comes from the coding sequence GTGACAACACACGAGATATACCCCATCCTCCACCCATCCGAGGACGCCCTGCTGCGCCTGCCCTTCGACCAGTATGGCCGCTACCGCATGGTGCAGGAGGCGGTGGACACCGCCGCCAAGGCCCTGGGCAAAGAGAAGCTGACCATCCTGGATGTGGGCGGCTACTACCAGGAGGCCGACGGCACGCCGCGGCTGCCCTCGCAGCAGTTCCTCGGCCAGCACGACCTGACGGTTCTGGACCTGCCCGAGTGCGATCTGCCCGGCTACACCCAGGGCGACGGCACCGCGATGACGTTTGGCGACAGCTCGTTCGACCTGGTGATCTCCTGCGATACGCTGGAGCACATCCCGCCGAAGCTGCGCGACCGCTTCATCGGCGAGCTGGTGCGGGTGGCGCGCTACGGTGTGATGCTGATCTGCCCGATCGACGACTACCGCACCGCCCTGGCCGAGAAGGTGCTCTACGCCTACATCTTCGCCGAGCTGCACGCCTGGCACGACCAGCTGCGCGAGCACCGCGAGTACGGGCTGCCCCAGCTGCCGCTGGTGAAAAAGGCCTTCGGCGGTGCGGGCGCAGAGCTACGCGACTACCCCTCGGGCGACCTGCACGCCTGGCTGCCCATGATGCTGGCCAAGCACTACATGATGCGCTTCACCCAGAGCCAGCCCGAGCTGCAGTTTGGGCTGGATGAGCTGTACAACCGCACCTACGCCTACGCCGAGCGCCGCGACCCCAGCTACCGCCGCCTGATGGTGGCCGTAAAGCAGGACGAGGGCGGCTGGCATGGCGCGGTGGATGCGGCCCTGGAGCCGACGGTGGTGCGCGACGGCCAGCTCGACCCGCAGTTCTGGCACGGCATGGCCCAGCACGTGATGTCGCTGCTGCAGGTGGGCCAGGATGACCGCCGCGAGGATCTGCGCGCCCACATGCTGCAGACCTACATCGAGGGCCAGCGCAACCACGTGTCGAACCTCGACCGGATCATCTCCGACCAGCAGGTGGAGATGAACAAGCAGCACAGCCACATCCTGCACCTGCAGAACCTGCTGCAGCTGCAGCACGAGCGCACCGACCAGCTGCAGGATCACATCCGCGACCTTGAGCTGAAGGCCGCCTGGCTGCAGAAGCAGGCCGACGAGGCCAACCGCCAGCTGGAGGCGCTGCGCAACGGCGCGGCCATGCGCATCCTGGGCAAGATCGGGCGATAG